AATATTTTGCACTAGCCAATGTCTCTTACCTCCTCTTAAAATGTTAACGCTTCTGGTGTCTGAGCAGCATGCGGATGCTCTGCGCCAGCATATACGTGAAGTTTTGTAAGCATCTGTCTTCCCAGCGGTCCTTTCGGAAGCATTCCCTTGACAGCCAGCTCAATTACCTTCTCAGGTTTCTTTGCTAACATTTCTCTCAGCGTAGTCTCTTTCATTCCGCCTACGTATTCTGAATGATGGTAATAAATTTTCTGGTCTAATTTCTTTCCAGTCACATTGATCTTCTCTGCGTTGATCACAACTACGTAATCACCGGTATCGATGTGCGGTGTGAAAACCGGTTTGTTCTTACCTCTTAAAACTTTTGCTACCTCAGATGCAAGACGTCCCAATGTACATCCCTCAGCATCCACTACATACCATTTTCTTTCAATCTTAGCCGGGTTAGCCATATAAGTGTTCATGGATTTACCTCCTGTTAATCAATCTACATGTCATTCTTTCTGTGTATATCTATGATGTAAAATATCCTTACCGGGGCATTGGATCGGATATCTACGTACGCTGTCACATTGAATAATTATATTATACTGTCCCACGCGTGTCAACAGATTTTTTTGGTTTTTTTGCCTTTTTATGCGCCACAGATCCGTTATTCCCCGATGAAACGAATTCCGATAAGCGTAAGGCCGCACGCCGGAGCTGTCGGTCCCGCTGCGCTCCTGTCCCCGGCTTCCAGAATATCCTTCATCCGCACAGGCAGATACATTCCTCCCCCGATCTCGATCAGGGTACCTGTAATAATCCGGACCATATTGTACAGGAAACCCTTACCCGTCACACGGATTGTCACGATATCACTCTCTTTTGCAATATCGATGCCGGTTACTGTCCTCACCGTCGTCTTCACCTGCGCGCCGGCGCCGCAGAAGCTGGCAAAATCATGCTCTCCAATCAGATACGCGGCGCCTTCCCGCATTTTTTCCAGGTCAAGGTTATAGTGATAAAAATAAGAATAAAACCTCTCAGTCGGCAGCGGAAACCGCCTGTTTAAAATCCGGTACTCATAAGTCTTTTCACTTTCACAGTATCTCGGATGAAAATCCGCCGCAACTTCTTCCGAGCATTGGATACGGATATCTTCCGGCAGCCGCTGATTTAATGCATAAGAAATCTTTTCGCCGGGCATCCGGGCATTCGTATCAAATACGGCCACATTTCCCAGCGCATGTACGCCCGCATCCGTACGGCTGGCTCCGATCGTCATGATCTCTTCCTGCAGGAGCTGCGACAGATGACGATTTAATTCCGCCTGTACCGTATTGCCGTTCGCCTGTATCTGCCATCCACAGTAATTCGTACCGTCATAGGCTACCGTCAGTCTCACCCTTTTCATATCAGATACCCCCCGTATATTCTCAGCAAAATACAGACCGCCAGATATGCAGACAGGATCATATACGCAAAGATGTCCTGTTTCCGATAGACCAGAGGTTTCATCTGGGTCCTTCCCTCTCCTCCGTGGTAGCAGCGGGCTTCCATCGCAAGCGCCAGGTCATTCGCCCGCCGAAATGCAGAGACAAACAGCGGCACCAGCAGCGGCACCATGCTTTTAATCTTTTTCAGCAGCCCTCCGTTCTCAAAATCGGCGCCTCTGGCGATCTGCGCCTTCATAATCTTATCCGTCTCCTCCAGCAGAATCGGTATAAAACGCAGCGCAATAGACATCATCATAGCAATATCATGTACAGGCACTCTGATTTTTTCCAACGGTTTCAACAGCCGTTCCAGGCCGTCTGTCAGCTGATTGGGGGTTGTCGTGAGCGTCATAACGGAAGACCCGATGATCAGATAGATCAGCCGGATCCCCATTCT
The Ruminococcus gauvreauii genome window above contains:
- the truA gene encoding tRNA pseudouridine(38-40) synthase TruA gives rise to the protein MKRVRLTVAYDGTNYCGWQIQANGNTVQAELNRHLSQLLQEEIMTIGASRTDAGVHALGNVAVFDTNARMPGEKISYALNQRLPEDIRIQCSEEVAADFHPRYCESEKTYEYRILNRRFPLPTERFYSYFYHYNLDLEKMREGAAYLIGEHDFASFCGAGAQVKTTVRTVTGIDIAKESDIVTIRVTGKGFLYNMVRIITGTLIEIGGGMYLPVRMKDILEAGDRSAAGPTAPACGLTLIGIRFIGE
- the rplM gene encoding 50S ribosomal protein L13 is translated as MNTYMANPAKIERKWYVVDAEGCTLGRLASEVAKVLRGKNKPVFTPHIDTGDYVVVINAEKINVTGKKLDQKIYYHHSEYVGGMKETTLREMLAKKPEKVIELAVKGMLPKGPLGRQMLTKLHVYAGAEHPHAAQTPEALTF
- a CDS encoding energy-coupling factor transporter transmembrane component T family protein; the encoded protein is MIRDITIGQYYPADSILHRLDPRVKFIATIIFIASLFVSNTWTGYLAATVFLAAVIKISKVPFRFMIKGLKAIVVLLMITLFFNMIFTPGEAIFHVWIITITKEGVVLAARMGIRLIYLIIGSSVMTLTTTPNQLTDGLERLLKPLEKIRVPVHDIAMMMSIALRFIPILLEETDKIMKAQIARGADFENGGLLKKIKSMVPLLVPLFVSAFRRANDLALAMEARCYHGGEGRTQMKPLVYRKQDIFAYMILSAYLAVCILLRIYGGYLI